A portion of the Candidatus Bathyarchaeia archaeon genome contains these proteins:
- a CDS encoding adenosylcobinamide-GDP ribazoletransferase: MKAWKVFKDLVAFLTIIPSTKDESFIENSARYMFLFPLMGGMIGILAVAYFQLCTLILSIFTPVLRWLFGALENVFVRIFSAGATISFLLVITGLQHFDGLVDLGNAIGFKNLEERRLVAHAWVVTYKGALLALFVEFLAFLGIFLMNAALVCKALICAEVSAKLAMVTLAWAGKPAYSGLGALFVKFNKGYKSISLSYAIALLIVFPFFGLSSIAFLSISFLAGILMEKVSERVFGGTSGDVLGATNELVRAVCLLMVAGGVVS, from the coding sequence ATGAAAGCGTGGAAGGTTTTTAAAGATTTAGTGGCATTCCTCACAATAATTCCGTCAACGAAAGATGAAAGCTTCATTGAAAACTCCGCAAGGTACATGTTTCTCTTTCCACTTATGGGAGGAATGATAGGCATACTTGCAGTGGCTTATTTCCAACTCTGCACACTTATACTCTCAATTTTTACACCGGTACTGCGGTGGCTGTTCGGAGCCCTTGAAAACGTTTTTGTAAGGATCTTCTCCGCGGGTGCAACTATCTCCTTTCTGCTGGTCATAACTGGACTACAACACTTCGATGGACTCGTTGATTTAGGCAACGCAATTGGCTTCAAAAACCTTGAAGAAAGGAGGCTTGTGGCTCATGCGTGGGTTGTAACCTATAAGGGGGCGCTTTTAGCCCTTTTTGTGGAGTTCTTGGCTTTCCTCGGAATCTTTTTAATGAATGCAGCCTTGGTGTGTAAGGCTTTGATTTGCGCTGAGGTCTCGGCTAAATTGGCAATGGTTACTTTGGCATGGGCTGGAAAACCTGCCTACAGTGGTTTAGGTGCGCTTTTTGTTAAGTTTAACAAGGGATATAAGAGCATAAGCCTATCGTACGCCATCGCTCTTCTCATAGTTTTTCCATTTTTTGGTCTTTCAAGTATAGCCTTTTTATCGATCAGTTTTCTCGCAGGGATTTTAATGGAAAAAGTTTCAGAGAGAGTTTTTGGGGGAACGTCTGGAGACGTTTTAGGCGCAACAAACGAATTGGTTAGGGCGGTATGCTTGCTCATGGTTGCCGGTGGGGTTGTTTCATGA
- a CDS encoding NTP transferase domain-containing protein encodes MTFTALIMAGGRGKRFGSSVEKPLALFMGKPLITWVVEAVQASSKISNFYVVTSPNTPETEAKCLREGLRVIRTDGNGYHEDLKQAIIASRLYHPVLTVSSDLPALTGKFLDKVLSIYERCGKPALTVLVPIEKFREAGLSAPSLYNYRGVDYVVSGVNVLDGAKIFEEEIDQETLILEDVEAVININSYEDLRRAECFLSTLMMQKRFNSNCQTV; translated from the coding sequence ATGACCTTTACAGCTTTGATAATGGCGGGTGGTAGAGGAAAACGGTTCGGTTCAAGCGTTGAAAAGCCACTAGCCCTTTTCATGGGTAAGCCCTTGATAACATGGGTTGTTGAAGCTGTCCAAGCCTCGAGCAAAATCTCAAACTTTTACGTTGTAACCAGTCCCAACACACCTGAAACTGAGGCGAAATGTCTTCGCGAGGGTTTGAGGGTTATTCGAACGGATGGCAATGGATATCATGAAGATTTAAAGCAAGCCATAATAGCGAGTAGACTTTACCATCCAGTCTTAACGGTTTCTTCAGACTTGCCCGCCTTAACTGGAAAGTTCCTGGACAAGGTTCTTTCAATTTATGAACGTTGCGGTAAACCAGCCTTGACGGTTCTGGTTCCAATTGAAAAATTTAGGGAGGCTGGGCTTTCTGCACCGTCACTCTACAATTATAGGGGTGTAGACTACGTGGTGTCCGGTGTTAACGTTTTGGATGGTGCCAAAATCTTTGAGGAGGAGATAGATCAGGAAACGCTTATCCTAGAGGATGTGGAGGCAGTTATAAATATAAACAGTTATGAAGACTTGAGGAGGGCGGAGTGTTTTCTTTCAACTCTTATGATGCAAAAACGTTTTAACAGTAACTGCCAAACCGTTTAG
- a CDS encoding radical SAM protein: MSFIEHSRLWNGVITFPLVRRMLMLSLKKCDGCDRQVLDSALDRYTGLSMESCGKCHLPSSMIIFWIEFLRKSLAIEKSKIKKTLADPYARRGIKSVVKTFVYFGIRKPLTVYAPFLIVWDFTYRCNLKCKHCYSNAGEPTREELGTRDALRVVDQLADFGVVSLAFSGGEPLMRKDFFDVAKHAVDSGLYVSLATNGTLLNKQTVQRLKEIGIHYVEVSIDGSNAKFHDDFRGVSGAFNMAITGLKNCIKQGLCTSIAVTATKRNFKDIPKILELAEKIGAKRFALFNFVPTGRGVEMASQDLSSEEREEVMLFLLDRLLSGSKVTILTTTPQLARVAVAHQVNASGEVFLPMAHMQTSKVNKKAVALADFIGGCGAGRLYCSISPEGDVHPCVFLPVKVGSLKTSTFQDLWLNSEVFEALRNRENLKGSCGECQFKYVCGGCRARAYAYTHDIMASDPGCILVKKCM, translated from the coding sequence TTGAGCTTCATAGAGCATAGCCGCCTCTGGAACGGCGTGATAACCTTTCCTCTGGTCAGGAGAATGTTGATGTTATCTCTTAAAAAGTGCGATGGCTGTGACAGGCAAGTGTTAGACTCTGCCCTTGACCGGTACACTGGCTTAAGTATGGAGAGCTGCGGAAAATGCCATTTACCCTCAAGCATGATAATTTTTTGGATAGAGTTTTTAAGGAAAAGCTTAGCCATTGAGAAGAGCAAGATTAAGAAGACTTTGGCAGACCCCTATGCGAGGAGGGGGATAAAAAGCGTCGTTAAGACTTTTGTTTATTTTGGGATTAGGAAGCCTTTAACTGTTTACGCGCCGTTCCTTATTGTCTGGGACTTTACGTACCGTTGTAATCTAAAGTGTAAGCACTGTTATTCCAATGCTGGTGAGCCAACTAGAGAAGAATTGGGGACCAGGGACGCCCTAAGGGTTGTGGATCAGCTTGCAGATTTTGGCGTGGTATCCCTAGCCTTTTCTGGAGGCGAGCCTTTAATGCGGAAAGATTTCTTTGATGTTGCCAAACACGCCGTGGATTCGGGGCTGTATGTTTCATTAGCCACCAACGGAACATTGTTAAACAAACAAACCGTGCAAAGGCTGAAGGAAATTGGGATTCACTATGTCGAAGTCAGCATCGATGGAAGTAACGCAAAATTTCATGATGATTTTAGAGGGGTCTCCGGAGCCTTCAACATGGCGATAACTGGATTGAAAAACTGCATCAAACAAGGTTTATGCACGTCTATCGCCGTAACCGCCACAAAGAGAAACTTCAAAGACATACCAAAAATATTGGAGTTAGCGGAAAAAATTGGCGCAAAAAGATTCGCACTGTTCAATTTTGTCCCCACTGGAAGGGGGGTTGAGATGGCTTCGCAGGACCTTTCATCGGAGGAGAGGGAGGAAGTTATGCTCTTCTTATTGGATAGGTTGTTATCGGGTTCTAAAGTTACTATTTTGACGACGACTCCTCAACTAGCCAGAGTGGCTGTGGCTCATCAAGTAAACGCATCCGGCGAAGTGTTCCTGCCGATGGCGCACATGCAAACTAGTAAGGTGAATAAAAAAGCCGTGGCCCTAGCTGACTTTATTGGTGGATGCGGAGCTGGGAGGCTTTACTGTTCAATATCTCCGGAGGGAGACGTCCACCCATGTGTCTTTCTCCCAGTGAAGGTGGGCAGCTTAAAAACCAGCACGTTTCAAGACCTGTGGCTGAACTCTGAGGTATTTGAGGCTTTAAGGAATAGGGAAAACCTCAAGGGATCTTGTGGAGAATGTCAATTTAAATACGTCTGTGGCGGATGCAGGGCTAGAGCCTATGCATACACCCACGACATTATGGCTTCCGACCCCGGATGCATACTGGTTAAGAAGTGCATGTGA
- a CDS encoding DUF362 domain-containing protein: MGKTTRRVVITKVKGGDLAKKLEEALQEIGFKAKGKVLIKPNMCMPVYVPGAVTSPEVVYHLVKLFRNSAEEVIVGESDGYNYSCDLAFEKTGMKEAAEKAGGKIMNLSRDKLVQVNIEGFRVKRLFLPKTLFEVDSIVNVPVMKTHEFTIYSGALKNLFGLIPDRKRIFLHPYIDEVLFALQKLIKPITVMDALTAMEKNGPTRGLPVNMDLILTSNCPVALDLVATEIMGLDWRTISHLDYIVRKTGVDRGKIEVIGRMEYSRRFMPPVIDLPVKMQLVIYRHELVTKAFFSNPELVKALQKIVMFYRGFKGLYLAKTSL; this comes from the coding sequence ATGGGCAAAACAACGAGGAGGGTTGTGATAACCAAGGTTAAAGGCGGAGACCTGGCGAAAAAGTTAGAGGAAGCCCTTCAAGAAATCGGTTTCAAAGCTAAAGGCAAGGTTTTAATAAAACCAAACATGTGCATGCCCGTGTATGTCCCTGGGGCTGTGACCAGCCCCGAAGTTGTATATCACCTCGTAAAACTGTTTAGAAACTCGGCTGAAGAGGTTATTGTGGGCGAGTCTGATGGCTACAATTATTCATGTGATCTAGCCTTTGAAAAAACGGGAATGAAAGAAGCCGCTGAAAAGGCTGGCGGCAAAATAATGAATCTTTCAAGAGACAAGCTTGTTCAAGTAAACATTGAAGGGTTTAGGGTTAAAAGGCTGTTTCTTCCAAAAACTCTGTTTGAGGTTGATTCAATAGTTAATGTGCCAGTGATGAAGACCCATGAGTTCACGATTTATAGTGGAGCCCTCAAAAACCTCTTTGGACTCATACCGGACAGAAAAAGAATTTTTCTGCATCCCTATATTGACGAAGTTTTGTTCGCATTGCAAAAGCTCATTAAACCCATAACAGTTATGGACGCCCTAACAGCCATGGAGAAAAACGGTCCAACCAGAGGCCTCCCAGTCAATATGGACCTAATTTTGACGAGCAACTGCCCAGTCGCCTTAGATTTGGTGGCAACGGAGATTATGGGCTTGGATTGGAGAACAATCAGTCATTTAGATTATATTGTACGAAAAACCGGGGTTGACAGGGGAAAAATAGAGGTTATTGGGCGAATGGAATACTCCCGCAGATTCATGCCTCCAGTTATTGATTTACCAGTGAAAATGCAGTTAGTAATTTATAGGCATGAGTTGGTAACAAAAGCGTTCTTCTCAAATCCGGAGCTTGTTAAAGCCCTCCAGAAAATCGTCATGTTCTACAGGGGGTTTAAAGGACTCTATCTAGCCAAAACCTCATTGTAA